GACTTACTTCACTAAACTTCTTACCTGCCACCCACATATCCACTTTATTATCTCCTGTAATCCTCTTGTGATTAGCTATACCTATACGAGGAATTAATGTGGACTTTTGAGTCTTAGTGATAAAGTTTAACTCCCCTCTACTGGTTAAAAAGCCTGATGTCCTCTTATCTACTTTTAATCCTGCATCATCTTTGTATTCATCCATCTTTAGATAAAGATAACCTATTCT
This region of Desulfonauticus submarinus genomic DNA includes:
- a CDS encoding autotransporter domain-containing protein is translated as RIGYLYLKMDEYKDDAGLKVDKRTSGFLTSRGELNFITKTQKSTLIPRIGIANHKRITGDNKVDMWVAGKKFSEVSLKEEADETYGFIGMNANYFLRSNIKLYTDSEFSFGSHQRRGFHLSLGVIISL